A DNA window from Bos javanicus breed banteng chromosome 10, ARS-OSU_banteng_1.0, whole genome shotgun sequence contains the following coding sequences:
- the ISCA2 gene encoding iron-sulfur cluster assembly 2 homolog, mitochondrial isoform X2, with amino-acid sequence MAAVRGLTAVALRVVTPWQRSRLLAASRGPRALREVSSSSPEAGEGQIHLTDSCVQRLLEITEGSEFLRLEVEGGGCSGFQYKFSLDTVINPDDRVFEKGGARVVVDSDSLAFVKGAHVDFSQELIRSSFQVLNNPQAQQGCSCGSSFSVKL; translated from the exons ATGGCGGCCGTCCGAGGGCTAACAGCTGTGGCCCTGAGAGTGGTGACTCCCTGGCAAAGGAGCAG GCTCCTCGCGGCCTCCCGCGGACCCCGGGCGCTTCGGGAAGTGTCGTCTTCTAGCCCAGAAGCTGGCGAAGGGCAGATCCACCTCACCGACAGCTGCGTCCAG AGGCTTCTGGAAATCACCGAAGGGTCTGAATTCCTCAggctggaggtggagggaggtggaTGCTCCGGATTCCAGTACAAATTTTCACTGGATACAGTTATCAACCCCGACGACAg GGTGTTTGAAAAGGGTGGGGCAAGAGTGGTGGTTGACTCTGATAGCTTAGCCTTCGTCAAAGGGGCCCATGTGGACTTCAGCCAAGAACTGATCCGAAGCTCATTTCAAGTGTTGAACAATCCTCAAGCGCAGCAAGGTTGCTCCTGTGGATCATCCTTCTCTGTCAAACTTTGA
- the ISCA2 gene encoding iron-sulfur cluster assembly 2 homolog, mitochondrial isoform X1 has translation MAAVRGLTAVALRVVTPWQRSSRLLAASRGPRALREVSSSSPEAGEGQIHLTDSCVQRLLEITEGSEFLRLEVEGGGCSGFQYKFSLDTVINPDDRVFEKGGARVVVDSDSLAFVKGAHVDFSQELIRSSFQVLNNPQAQQGCSCGSSFSVKL, from the exons ATGGCGGCCGTCCGAGGGCTAACAGCTGTGGCCCTGAGAGTGGTGACTCCCTGGCAAAGGAGCAG CAGGCTCCTCGCGGCCTCCCGCGGACCCCGGGCGCTTCGGGAAGTGTCGTCTTCTAGCCCAGAAGCTGGCGAAGGGCAGATCCACCTCACCGACAGCTGCGTCCAG AGGCTTCTGGAAATCACCGAAGGGTCTGAATTCCTCAggctggaggtggagggaggtggaTGCTCCGGATTCCAGTACAAATTTTCACTGGATACAGTTATCAACCCCGACGACAg GGTGTTTGAAAAGGGTGGGGCAAGAGTGGTGGTTGACTCTGATAGCTTAGCCTTCGTCAAAGGGGCCCATGTGGACTTCAGCCAAGAACTGATCCGAAGCTCATTTCAAGTGTTGAACAATCCTCAAGCGCAGCAAGGTTGCTCCTGTGGATCATCCTTCTCTGTCAAACTTTGA
- the NPC2 gene encoding NPC intracellular cholesterol transporter 2 isoform X1, translated as MRFLTVAFLFLALSASALAEPVKFKDCGSWVGVIKEVNVSPCPTQPCKLHRGQSYSVNVTFTSNTQSQSSKAVVHGIVMGIPVPFPIPESDGCKSGIRCPIEKDKTYNYVNKLPVKNEYPSIKVVVEWELTDDKNQRFFCWQIPIEVEA; from the exons ATGCGTTTCTTGACTGTCGCGTTCCTGTTCCTGGCACTCAGTGCCTCCGCCCTGGCCGAGCCGGTGAAATTCAAGGACTGCG GTTCTTGGGTCGGAGTTATAAAGGAAGTGAATGTGAGCCCATGTCCCACCCAGCCTTGCAAACTGCACAGAGGACAGTCTTACAGTGTTAATGTCACGTTCACCAGTA aTACTCAGTCTCAAAGTAGCAAGGCTGTGGTACATGGCATTGTGATGGGCATCCCAGTTCCCTTTCCCATTCCTGAGTCTGATGGTTGTAAGTCTGGAATCAGATGCCCCATCGAAAAAGATAAGACCTATAACTACGTGAACAAACTACCCGTGAAGAATGAATACCCCTCC ataaAAGTGGTGGTGGAGTGGGAACTCACGGATGACAAAAACCAACGTTTCTTCTGCTGGCAGATCCCAATAGAGGTTGAAGCCTAG
- the NPC2 gene encoding NPC intracellular cholesterol transporter 2 isoform X2, producing MLRLLGWVWRVLRAARLSLGPFVEWAGVGWGRGQGAGLDKTRPLTTLSHQPMFWSQHIPGGSWVGVIKEVNVSPCPTQPCKLHRGQSYSVNVTFTSNTQSQSSKAVVHGIVMGIPVPFPIPESDGCKSGIRCPIEKDKTYNYVNKLPVKNEYPSIKVVVEWELTDDKNQRFFCWQIPIEVEA from the exons ATGCTAAGACTGCTGGGCTGGGTTTGGCGGGTCCTGCGAGCAGCCAGGCTCAGCCTCGGACCCTTCGTGGAGTGGGCTGGAGTCGGTTGGGGTAGGGGACAAGGTGCTGGCCTGGATAAAACGCGACCTCTCACAACTTTATCTCATCAACCCATGTTTTGGTCCCAGCACATTCCTGGAG GTTCTTGGGTCGGAGTTATAAAGGAAGTGAATGTGAGCCCATGTCCCACCCAGCCTTGCAAACTGCACAGAGGACAGTCTTACAGTGTTAATGTCACGTTCACCAGTA aTACTCAGTCTCAAAGTAGCAAGGCTGTGGTACATGGCATTGTGATGGGCATCCCAGTTCCCTTTCCCATTCCTGAGTCTGATGGTTGTAAGTCTGGAATCAGATGCCCCATCGAAAAAGATAAGACCTATAACTACGTGAACAAACTACCCGTGAAGAATGAATACCCCTCC ataaAAGTGGTGGTGGAGTGGGAACTCACGGATGACAAAAACCAACGTTTCTTCTGCTGGCAGATCCCAATAGAGGTTGAAGCCTAG
- the ISCA2 gene encoding iron-sulfur cluster assembly 2 homolog, mitochondrial isoform X4 → MAAVRGLTAVALRVVTPWQRSRLLAASRGPRALREVSSSSPEAGEGQIHLTDSCVQRLLEITEGSEFLRLEVEGGGCSGFQYKFSLDTVINPDDRQGERGCLKRVGQEWWLTLIA, encoded by the exons ATGGCGGCCGTCCGAGGGCTAACAGCTGTGGCCCTGAGAGTGGTGACTCCCTGGCAAAGGAGCAG GCTCCTCGCGGCCTCCCGCGGACCCCGGGCGCTTCGGGAAGTGTCGTCTTCTAGCCCAGAAGCTGGCGAAGGGCAGATCCACCTCACCGACAGCTGCGTCCAG AGGCTTCTGGAAATCACCGAAGGGTCTGAATTCCTCAggctggaggtggagggaggtggaTGCTCCGGATTCCAGTACAAATTTTCACTGGATACAGTTATCAACCCCGACGACAggcaaggagaaaggg GGTGTTTGAAAAGGGTGGGGCAAGAGTGGTGGTTGACTCTGATAGCTTAG
- the ISCA2 gene encoding iron-sulfur cluster assembly 2 homolog, mitochondrial isoform X3: MAAVRGLTAVALRVVTPWQRSSRLLAASRGPRALREVSSSSPEAGEGQIHLTDSCVQRLLEITEGSEFLRLEVEGGGCSGFQYKFSLDTVINPDDRQGERGCLKRVGQEWWLTLIA; encoded by the exons ATGGCGGCCGTCCGAGGGCTAACAGCTGTGGCCCTGAGAGTGGTGACTCCCTGGCAAAGGAGCAG CAGGCTCCTCGCGGCCTCCCGCGGACCCCGGGCGCTTCGGGAAGTGTCGTCTTCTAGCCCAGAAGCTGGCGAAGGGCAGATCCACCTCACCGACAGCTGCGTCCAG AGGCTTCTGGAAATCACCGAAGGGTCTGAATTCCTCAggctggaggtggagggaggtggaTGCTCCGGATTCCAGTACAAATTTTCACTGGATACAGTTATCAACCCCGACGACAggcaaggagaaaggg GGTGTTTGAAAAGGGTGGGGCAAGAGTGGTGGTTGACTCTGATAGCTTAG